In Kogia breviceps isolate mKogBre1 chromosome 19, mKogBre1 haplotype 1, whole genome shotgun sequence, a single genomic region encodes these proteins:
- the PAFAH1B1 gene encoding platelet-activating factor acetylhydrolase IB subunit beta, with product MVLSQRQRDELNRAIADYLRSNGYEEAYSVFKKEAELDMNEELDKKYAGLLEKKWTSVIRLQKKVMELESKLNEAKEEFTSGGPLGQKRDPKEWIPRPPEKYALSGHRSPVTRVIFHPVFSVMVSASEDATIKVWDYETGDFERTLKGHTDSVQDISFDHSGKLLASCSADMTIKLWDFQGFECIRTMHGHDHNVSSVAIMPNGDHIVSASRDKTIKMWEVQTGYCVKTFTGHREWVRMVRPNQDGTLIASCSNDQTVRVWVVATKECKAELREHEHVVECISWAPESSYSCISEATGSETKKSGKPGPFLLSGSRDKTIKMWDVSTGMCLMTLVGHDNWVRGVLFHSGGKFILSCADDKTLRVWDYKNKRCMKTLNAHEHFVTSLDFHKTAPYVVTGSVDQTVKVWECR from the exons aaatcGAGCTATAGCAGATTATCTTCGTTCAAATGGCTATGAAGAAGcgtattcagtttttaaaaaggaagctgAATTAGATATG aatgAAGAATTAGATAAGAAATACGCtggtcttttggaaaaaaaatggacaTCTGTTATTAGATTGCAAAAGAAG GTTATGGAATTAGAATCAAAGCTAAATGAAGCAAAAGAAGAATTTACGTCGGGTGGACCTCTTGGTCAAAAAAGAGACCCAAAAGAATGGATTCCCCGTCCACCAGAAAAATATGCATTGAGTGGTCATAGGAGTCCAGTCACTCGAGTCATTTTCCATCCTGTGTTCAGTGTTATGGTCTCTGCTTCAGAGGATGCTACAATTAAG GTGTGGGATTATGAGACTGGAGATTTTGAACGAACTCTTAAGGGGCATACAGACTCTGTACAGGATATTTCATTCGACCATAGTGGCAAGCTTCTGGCTTCATGTTCTGCGGATATGACCATTAAACTATGGGATTTTCAGGGCTTCGAATGCATCAGAACCATGCATG gCCATGACCACAATGTTTCTTCAGTAGCCATCATGCCCAATGGAGATCATATAGTATCCGCCTCAAgggataaaactataaaaatgtggGAAGTGCAAACTGG CTACTGTGTGAAGACATTCACAGGACACAGAGAATGGGTACGTATGGTGCGGCCAAATCAAGATGGCACTCTGATAGCCAGCTGTTCCAACGACCAGACTGTGCGCGTGTGGGTCGTAGCAACAAAGGAATGCAAGGCTGAGCTTCGAGAACATGAGCATGTGGTAGAATGCATTTCCTGGGCTCCAGAAAGCTCCTATTCTTGCATCTCTGAAGCAACAGGATCTGAG ACTAAAAAAAGTGGCAAGCCTGGACCATTCTTACTGTCTGGATCCAGAGACAAGACTATCAAGATGTGGGACGTCAGTACTGGCATGTGCCTTATGACCCTT gtggGTCATGATAACTGGGTACGTGGAGTTCTGTTCCATTCTGGGGGGAAGTTTATCTTGAGTTGCGCTGATGACAAGACTCTGCGTGTGTGGGATTACAAGAACAAGCGATGCATGAAGACCCTCAACGCGCACGAACACTTTGTCACCTCCTTGG atttccaTAAGACGGCACCATATGTGGTGACTGGCAGTGTAGATCAAACAGTAAAGGTGTGGGAGTGCCGTTGA